A region of the Nitrospirota bacterium genome:
ATTCAGGCAACCGCACAGTAATATCACAGTATTTATGATTTATGGAACGGACCTCTGCCTTGTATACGGTGTTCCCGTATAAACCTTCACTGCATCCATATCCTGTCATACTCTGAATCATGGGGCCGCAATACCGTATTTTTTTATCTTATATCCTATCTGCCTTGACGTTATTCCAAGTTGCCTTGCTGCCCTTGCCTGCACGTAACCGGCACGCTTTAACGCTTCTATGATCCTGTCTCTTTCCAGGTCTTCAATAGTGTGATCAAGAGTTTTTGCCTGACCATAAAGATCGCTGGCATCTGAACTATTACCTGTCAAACTGGCATCTATGGTGAGCGGGACATCTTCTGTCATTATAAGATCATTTTTTGCCATCACGATCATTCTTTCAATACAGTTCTCAAGTTCTCTGACATTGCCGGGCCAATCATGCATGAGAAGGGTATCAAGCGCCTCATTTGAGATCTTGACATCCCTTCCATTCTCTTCGTTATAGAGCTGCAGGAAATGACCAACCAGCGGCGGGATGTCTTCTTTTCGTTCCCTCAGAGAAGGTATCCTGACAGGAACCACGTTTAATCTGTAATAAAGGTCTTCACGGAATTTCCCTTCCCTTACTGCCTCTTCAAGGTTCCGGTTCGTTGCCGCAATTATACGCACATCAACGTTAATGCTCTTTGAACTTCCGACCCGCTCAAACCTTCTCTCCTGGAGTACCCTGAGCAGTTTTACCTGCATCGGCGATGGGATGTCTCCTATCTCATCCAGAAATAGTGTACCTCCATCAGCCATCTCAAACCTTCCTTTTTTATCCGTTACAGCGCCCGTGAATGCCCCTTTTACATGCCCGAACAGGTCACTTTCAATAAGTGTATCCGGAATAGCTGCACAATTAACACTAATAAAGGATTTATCACAACGCTTGCTGTGGTAGTGGATTGTTCTGGCTATTAATTCTTTTCCTGTCCCGCTCTCCCCCCTTAATAATACGTTAGCCTTACTCTGGCTAACCCTCCATGCAGAATCGAGAACATCCCGCATCTTATCACTTACAAAGACTATATTTGCAAAACGGTATGGAGATTTTAACTCCTTCTGCAGGGTTAATTTCTCTTTAAGCAGGTTCTTTTTCTCAAGTTCTACCATCTTTGCCGTTGTAATCGCCTGACCTATTAAAGAGGCAATGACGGTAAGAATCCTGACATCCTCGTCAAGTGTTATGGTATCGTCAGTGAAAAGCCTGTCAACACTGAGTACACCAATGGTATCTCCCTTCACTTTAACCGGAACACAGATAAATGATATGTTATCCCTCTTTATATCTCCCCGTGATCTTGTCCTGTTAAGAAACATAGGCTCTTTACCAATATCAGGCACTATAATAGGTTCTCCTGTCTCAACAACCTTACCGGTAATACCCTCCCCGATCCGGTAAATACCGCGGCTCTTTTCTTCAGGAGTCAGCCCATGGGCGAACTCTATATAGAGTTGTTTTGTCTCAGGGTCAAGGAGTGTCAGTGTACCCCGGCTCATCCCCATACTTTCAGAAAGTATCTCGAGGATCGAACTAAGGGTAACCTTAGGGTCTACAGAAGACCCTAACCTTTTGGCAATCTCGTAAAGGGTGGAAAGCTCTACTATCTTATAGTTAAGTTTATTTATGGCATCCTGCTGATCAATTTCCATTTTTCAAAATTATTCTTCAGATTTGTTGGAAGTATAACATAATTGTAGGGTCCTCTGCAATAAATCACTGTCTGCATTTTCGACTATTTTCACCTCTCCAATCCTGACCGGAAGCACAAACCGCACCTTGCCGTCAGCAACCTTCTTATCCCTGCCAAGGATGTCTGTAAGAACAGGAAGTTGGATTACCGGAAGTTCAGTCTTAAGACCTATCAGCCTGCAAAGCCTCTCTACACTTGCAGCTACCTCATCCCCGCACAATCCCATATTGACGGCCAGCCTTGCAGCAAAGACCATCCCCATTGCCACTGCCTCGCCATGCCTGTATTTCCTGTAGCCGGTAATAGTTTCGACGGCATGACCCATCGTATGACCGAAGTTCAGGATTGCCCTCAAACCAGCTTCTCTTTCATCCGAGCTTACTACCATTGCCTTAATTTCACAAGACCTGGCTACTGTGTGTATCAACATATCTTCGTTGAGCAACAGGATATCCTTAAAATTATCCTGGATGTAGTTAAAGAACTGCTCATCTGCTATAACTCCATACTTGACGACTTCTCCCATACCTGAAGTAAGTTCCCGCCTTGGAAGAGTTTTCAATACATCTACATCTATCCATACGAGGCAAGGCTGATAGAATGCACCTATCAGATTCTTACCAAGGCGGTGATCAACCCCTGTTTTGCCGCCTACACTGCTGTCAACCTGGGCGAGTAAGGATGTGGGGACCTGGATATATGGGATACCTCGCAGGAATGTAGCTGCTGCAAACCCGGCAACGTCACCGATTACACCTCCGCCGAGCGCTATTATGAATGAATTTCTTTCAAATTTTTCTTCGATAAGGATATCATAAATTCTGCTGACAGACTTAAGTGTCTTGTACCGCTCTCCTGCCGGAAGCTCAATCGTCGTTATTTTGTAACCTTCTCCCGATAAATGACGACTCAGGGATTCACCATATAGCTTACTTAATACAGGATTGGTTATTATGGCGCCCTTTTTCCCAACAGGCAGGGTTTTCAAGTGTCTGGCCAATCCGGACATGCTATTATGACCTATACAGATATCATAACTGCGCTGTCCCAGATCCACCCTGACTTTTCTCATTTCCATTCAGCTGCCTTTCTGATGATGGTATTAACAAGATCATCTATTTTAATTCCATCCGTGTCAATGGCAAAATCAGCCCTTGCGTAGGCCTGTTCACGCTTAGACAT
Encoded here:
- the nifA gene encoding nif-specific transcriptional activator NifA, which codes for MEIDQQDAINKLNYKIVELSTLYEIAKRLGSSVDPKVTLSSILEILSESMGMSRGTLTLLDPETKQLYIEFAHGLTPEEKSRGIYRIGEGITGKVVETGEPIIVPDIGKEPMFLNRTRSRGDIKRDNISFICVPVKVKGDTIGVLSVDRLFTDDTITLDEDVRILTVIASLIGQAITTAKMVELEKKNLLKEKLTLQKELKSPYRFANIVFVSDKMRDVLDSAWRVSQSKANVLLRGESGTGKELIARTIHYHSKRCDKSFISVNCAAIPDTLIESDLFGHVKGAFTGAVTDKKGRFEMADGGTLFLDEIGDIPSPMQVKLLRVLQERRFERVGSSKSINVDVRIIAATNRNLEEAVREGKFREDLYYRLNVVPVRIPSLRERKEDIPPLVGHFLQLYNEENGRDVKISNEALDTLLMHDWPGNVRELENCIERMIVMAKNDLIMTEDVPLTIDASLTGNSSDASDLYGQAKTLDHTIEDLERDRIIEALKRAGYVQARAARQLGITSRQIGYKIKKYGIAAP
- a CDS encoding 3-dehydroquinate synthase, translated to MRKVRVDLGQRSYDICIGHNSMSGLARHLKTLPVGKKGAIITNPVLSKLYGESLSRHLSGEGYKITTIELPAGERYKTLKSVSRIYDILIEEKFERNSFIIALGGGVIGDVAGFAAATFLRGIPYIQVPTSLLAQVDSSVGGKTGVDHRLGKNLIGAFYQPCLVWIDVDVLKTLPRRELTSGMGEVVKYGVIADEQFFNYIQDNFKDILLLNEDMLIHTVARSCEIKAMVVSSDEREAGLRAILNFGHTMGHAVETITGYRKYRHGEAVAMGMVFAARLAVNMGLCGDEVAASVERLCRLIGLKTELPVIQLPVLTDILGRDKKVADGKVRFVLPVRIGEVKIVENADSDLLQRTLQLCYTSNKSEE